The Cloeon dipterum chromosome X, ieCloDipt1.1, whole genome shotgun sequence genome includes a window with the following:
- the LOC135946331 gene encoding uncharacterized protein LOC135946331 isoform X1, which produces MSKSVNTRNRGGALLQSSVNKMGDPPARRHGSCASICSSVMLESVSTQQREGGSLPCSVNEMHHNFHAEEGYGRSSQRASLEKLNLMGLHSRRESKEHRRMASSPPGTEKTTFEPREEKTHTQALEMKMQIMSNSAKLKENLQEPSYKTFASFSVSEPEEVDKAILLRNPDTFELGLQQETASVTSVLCDKPPISKQSPAILKTQSKPANKLPPNYKMDENENMSGSNSDSSNAQKVKKSKKKQYNVVPSEKIEGYVGNKHLAYLLEYIGEKTTNKSSKIVLTNDLKHKEPRVGDANMSHRNQRRQCPKDGKKKVAD; this is translated from the exons ATGTCGAAGAGCGTGAACACACGGAACAGAGGAGGCGCTTTGTTACAAAGCAGCGTGAACAAGATGGGTGACCCACCAGCCCGGAGACATGGCAGTTGTGCCTCCATTTGCTcttca gtGATGCTGGAGAGCGTGAGCACACAGCAGAGAGAAGGCGGCTCGTTGCCATGCAGCGTGAACGAGATGCACCACAACTTCCACGCTGAGGAGGGCTACGGCAGGAGCTCTCAAAGGGCCAGCCTGGAAAAGCTGAACCTCATGGGCCTGCACTCTCGGCGCGAATCCAAGGAGCACCGACGTATGGCGTCCTCCCCTCCAGGCACAGAGAAGACCACCTTTGAGCCCAGAGAGGAGAAGACGCACACGCAGGCTCTGGAGATGAAAATGCAGATAATGTCTAACTCAGCCAAGCTCAAGGAAAACTTGCAAGAGCCCTCCTACAAGACTTTCGCCTCCTTCTCAGTCTCAGAACCTGAGGAAGTCGACAAAGCAATACTTCTTCGG AATCCTGATACATTTGAACTTGGTCTTCAGCAGGAAACAGCCTCTGTAACTTCTGTCTTATGTGACAAGCCACCCATAAGCAAACAATCGCCAGCCATCTTGAAAACACAG TCAAAACCAGCTAATAAGCTTCCAccaaattacaaaatggaTGAGAATGAGAACATGTCTGGAAGCAATTCGGATTCTAGCAACGCTCAAAAAGTGAAGAAATCGAAGAAG AAGCAGTATAACGTAGTCCCTAGCGAGAAAATAGAGGGATATGTTGGCAACAAACACCTGGCATACCTCCTTGAATACATCGGGGAAAAGACCACCaacaaaagcagcaaaattgtGCTTACCAA TGATCTAAAGCACAAAGAACCGCGGGTTGGTGACGCCAACATGAGTCATCGCAACCAACGTCGACAATGTCCAAAGGATGGTAAAAAGAAGGTGGCAgactaa
- the LOC135946330 gene encoding uncharacterized protein LOC135946330 isoform X2 yields the protein MPCSVNEMPHNFHAEEGYGKSSQRASLEELNLMGLHSRRESKEHRRMASSPPGTEMTTFEPREEKAHTQALEMEMQMVSNAAKLKDNLPEPSSSYKTFASFSVSEPEEVDKAILLRSPDTFELGLQQETASVTSVLCEKPPISTQSPAILKTQSKPATKLPPNYKMDENENMPGSNSDSSNARKVKKSKKKQYNVVPSEKIEGYVGNKLLAYILEYIGEKTTNKSSKIVLANDLKNKEPRVGDINVSRRNQRYSEDGKREQQKQSAKVGRKGAGEGGQNKIKRANSLEEVSKSKLEDITIPPYCTSLRGEDRTSKEDEEEYYRSLVKHYDNASVKSEDTQGNLIYSDSNTLSNEDSLGFQIVINRKQRQRKQNVEKHHLPHHLHARGRCKLKLTSEPLSGQSGVDSRDDCNSVHSLPGSQHLPLSMSRLLIGSREALEEQPTLVPSSLPPLKVPNSDAKRPPKMVPASVKAKSMTPLQNQPPVMFVDKTLCSCSVEALTFGFSVNASLIDCAPVLPSPPPRATATPACVEAAARVVSSHLSDRLLDEQSVKSEDSQFHSDSNPLPDEDEFRTVINRKRRIKQKVVNEKHHNSHARAR from the exons ATGCCATGCAGCGTGAACGAGATGCCCCACAACTTCCACGCTGAGGAGGGCTACGGCAAGAGCTCTCAAAGGGCCAGCCTGGAAGAGCTGAACCTCATGGGCCTGCACTCTCGGCGCGAGTCCAAGGAGCACCGACGTATGGCATCCTCTCCTCCGGGCACAGAGATGACCACCTTTGAGCCTAGAGAGGAAAAGGCGCACACGCAGGCTCTGGAGATGGAAATGCAGATGGTGTCCAACGCGGCCAAGCTCAAGGACAACTTGCCAGAGCCCTCCTCTTCCTACAAGACTTTCGCCTCCTTCTCGGTCTCGGAACCTGAGGAAGTCGACAAAGCAATACTTCTTCGG AGTCCTGATACTTTTGAACTTGGTCTGCAGCAGGAAACAGCCTCTGTAACTTCTGTCTTATGTGAAAAGCCACCCATAAGCACACAATCGCCAGCCATCTTGAAAACACAG TCAAAACCAGCTACTAAGCTTCCtccaaattacaaaatggaTGAGAATGAGAACATGCCTGGAAGCAATTCGGATTCTAGCAACGCTCGAAAGGTGAAGAAATCGAAGAag AAGCAGTATAATGTAGTCCCTAGCGAGAAAATAGAGGGATATGTTGGCAACAAACTCCTGGCGTACATCCTTGAATACATCGGGGAGAAGACCACCaacaaaagcagcaaaattgtGCTTGCCAA TGATCTGAAGAACAAAGAACCGCGGGTTGGTGATATAAACGTAAGCAGACGCAACCAGCGCTACTCGGAAGATGGCAAAAGGGAGCAGCAGAAACAGAGTGCCAAAGTGGGAAGAAAGGGTGCTGGCGAAGGAGGccagaataaaataaagagagcGAATAGTCTTGAAGAAGTGTCTAAGTCAAAGCTCGAAGACATCACTATCCCGCCATATTGCACGTCCTTAAGAGGAGAGGACAGAACTTCAAAG GAGGACGAGGAGGAGTACTACAGGTCGTTGGTTAAGCATTATGATAACGCAAGTGTCAAGAGCGAAGACACTCAAGGCAACCTGATTTACTCTGATTCCAATACTCTCTCCAATGAGGACAGTTTGGGGTTTCAAATCGTTATCAACCGCAAGCAGAGACAGAGGAAACAGAATGTGGAGAAGCACCACTTGCCACACCACCTTCACGCCAGAGGGCGGTGCAAGCTCAAGTTGACGAGTGAGCCGTTGTCGGGTCAGTCTGGTGTTGACAGCCGCGACGACTGTAACAGCGTGCATTCGTTGCCAGGCAGCCAACACCTGCCGCTGTCCATGTCAAGGTTGCTTATCGGCAGCCGCGAGGCGCTAGAAGAGCAGCCGACCTTGGTGCCATCGTCGCTGCCGCCTCTCAAGGTTCCTAACAGTGACGCCAAGCGGCCACCCAAAATGGTCCCCGCCTCTGTAAAGGCCAAGTCGATGACGCCGCTACAAAATCAGCCACCTGTGATGTTTGTTGATAAAACTCTGTGCAGTTGTAGCGTGGAGGCACTGACGTTTGGTTTCAGCGTCAACGCGTCGCTGATAGACTGCGCCCCTGTTCTCCCCTCGCCCCCTCCGCGAGCTACCGCCACCCCCGCGTGCGTAGAAGCTGCTGCCAGGGTTGTCTCTTCTCACCTGAGTGACAGATTGTTGGATGAGCAGAGTGTCAAGAGCGAAGACTCGCAATTTCACTCTGATTCCAATCCTCTCCCTGATGAGGACGAGTTTCGAACCGTTATCAACCGCAAGAGACGGATTAAACAGAAGGTGGTGAACGAGAAGCATCACAACTCCCACGCCAGAGCTCGCTAA
- the LOC135946331 gene encoding uncharacterized protein LOC135946331 isoform X3, giving the protein MSKSVNTRNRGGALLQSSVNKMGDPPARRHGSCASICSSVMLESVSTQQREGGSLPCSVNEMHHNFHAEEGYGRSSQRASLEKLNLMGLHSRRESKEHRRMASSPPGTEKTTFEPREEKTHTQALEMKMQIMSNSAKLKENLQEPSYKTFASFSVSEPEEVDKAILLRETASVTSVLCDKPPISKQSPAILKTQSKPANKLPPNYKMDENENMSGSNSDSSNAQKVKKSKKKQYNVVPSEKIEGYVGNKHLAYLLEYIGEKTTNKSSKIVLTNDLKHKEPRVGDANMSHRNQRRQCPKDGKKKVAD; this is encoded by the exons ATGTCGAAGAGCGTGAACACACGGAACAGAGGAGGCGCTTTGTTACAAAGCAGCGTGAACAAGATGGGTGACCCACCAGCCCGGAGACATGGCAGTTGTGCCTCCATTTGCTcttca gtGATGCTGGAGAGCGTGAGCACACAGCAGAGAGAAGGCGGCTCGTTGCCATGCAGCGTGAACGAGATGCACCACAACTTCCACGCTGAGGAGGGCTACGGCAGGAGCTCTCAAAGGGCCAGCCTGGAAAAGCTGAACCTCATGGGCCTGCACTCTCGGCGCGAATCCAAGGAGCACCGACGTATGGCGTCCTCCCCTCCAGGCACAGAGAAGACCACCTTTGAGCCCAGAGAGGAGAAGACGCACACGCAGGCTCTGGAGATGAAAATGCAGATAATGTCTAACTCAGCCAAGCTCAAGGAAAACTTGCAAGAGCCCTCCTACAAGACTTTCGCCTCCTTCTCAGTCTCAGAACCTGAGGAAGTCGACAAAGCAATACTTCTTCGG GAAACAGCCTCTGTAACTTCTGTCTTATGTGACAAGCCACCCATAAGCAAACAATCGCCAGCCATCTTGAAAACACAG TCAAAACCAGCTAATAAGCTTCCAccaaattacaaaatggaTGAGAATGAGAACATGTCTGGAAGCAATTCGGATTCTAGCAACGCTCAAAAAGTGAAGAAATCGAAGAAG AAGCAGTATAACGTAGTCCCTAGCGAGAAAATAGAGGGATATGTTGGCAACAAACACCTGGCATACCTCCTTGAATACATCGGGGAAAAGACCACCaacaaaagcagcaaaattgtGCTTACCAA TGATCTAAAGCACAAAGAACCGCGGGTTGGTGACGCCAACATGAGTCATCGCAACCAACGTCGACAATGTCCAAAGGATGGTAAAAAGAAGGTGGCAgactaa
- the LOC135946330 gene encoding uncharacterized protein LOC135946330 isoform X1, protein MPCSVNEMPHNFHAEEGYGKSSQRASLEELNLMGLHSRRESKEHRRMASSPPGTEMTTFEPREEKAHTQALEMEMQMVSNAAKLKDNLPEPSSSYKTFASFSVSEPEEVDKAILLRDFKQQSQLLMQSPDTFELGLQQETASVTSVLCEKPPISTQSPAILKTQSKPATKLPPNYKMDENENMPGSNSDSSNARKVKKSKKKQYNVVPSEKIEGYVGNKLLAYILEYIGEKTTNKSSKIVLANDLKNKEPRVGDINVSRRNQRYSEDGKREQQKQSAKVGRKGAGEGGQNKIKRANSLEEVSKSKLEDITIPPYCTSLRGEDRTSKEDEEEYYRSLVKHYDNASVKSEDTQGNLIYSDSNTLSNEDSLGFQIVINRKQRQRKQNVEKHHLPHHLHARGRCKLKLTSEPLSGQSGVDSRDDCNSVHSLPGSQHLPLSMSRLLIGSREALEEQPTLVPSSLPPLKVPNSDAKRPPKMVPASVKAKSMTPLQNQPPVMFVDKTLCSCSVEALTFGFSVNASLIDCAPVLPSPPPRATATPACVEAAARVVSSHLSDRLLDEQSVKSEDSQFHSDSNPLPDEDEFRTVINRKRRIKQKVVNEKHHNSHARAR, encoded by the exons ATGCCATGCAGCGTGAACGAGATGCCCCACAACTTCCACGCTGAGGAGGGCTACGGCAAGAGCTCTCAAAGGGCCAGCCTGGAAGAGCTGAACCTCATGGGCCTGCACTCTCGGCGCGAGTCCAAGGAGCACCGACGTATGGCATCCTCTCCTCCGGGCACAGAGATGACCACCTTTGAGCCTAGAGAGGAAAAGGCGCACACGCAGGCTCTGGAGATGGAAATGCAGATGGTGTCCAACGCGGCCAAGCTCAAGGACAACTTGCCAGAGCCCTCCTCTTCCTACAAGACTTTCGCCTCCTTCTCGGTCTCGGAACCTGAGGAAGTCGACAAAGCAATACTTCTTCGG GATTTTAAACAGCAATCTCAATTATTGATGCAGAGTCCTGATACTTTTGAACTTGGTCTGCAGCAGGAAACAGCCTCTGTAACTTCTGTCTTATGTGAAAAGCCACCCATAAGCACACAATCGCCAGCCATCTTGAAAACACAG TCAAAACCAGCTACTAAGCTTCCtccaaattacaaaatggaTGAGAATGAGAACATGCCTGGAAGCAATTCGGATTCTAGCAACGCTCGAAAGGTGAAGAAATCGAAGAag AAGCAGTATAATGTAGTCCCTAGCGAGAAAATAGAGGGATATGTTGGCAACAAACTCCTGGCGTACATCCTTGAATACATCGGGGAGAAGACCACCaacaaaagcagcaaaattgtGCTTGCCAA TGATCTGAAGAACAAAGAACCGCGGGTTGGTGATATAAACGTAAGCAGACGCAACCAGCGCTACTCGGAAGATGGCAAAAGGGAGCAGCAGAAACAGAGTGCCAAAGTGGGAAGAAAGGGTGCTGGCGAAGGAGGccagaataaaataaagagagcGAATAGTCTTGAAGAAGTGTCTAAGTCAAAGCTCGAAGACATCACTATCCCGCCATATTGCACGTCCTTAAGAGGAGAGGACAGAACTTCAAAG GAGGACGAGGAGGAGTACTACAGGTCGTTGGTTAAGCATTATGATAACGCAAGTGTCAAGAGCGAAGACACTCAAGGCAACCTGATTTACTCTGATTCCAATACTCTCTCCAATGAGGACAGTTTGGGGTTTCAAATCGTTATCAACCGCAAGCAGAGACAGAGGAAACAGAATGTGGAGAAGCACCACTTGCCACACCACCTTCACGCCAGAGGGCGGTGCAAGCTCAAGTTGACGAGTGAGCCGTTGTCGGGTCAGTCTGGTGTTGACAGCCGCGACGACTGTAACAGCGTGCATTCGTTGCCAGGCAGCCAACACCTGCCGCTGTCCATGTCAAGGTTGCTTATCGGCAGCCGCGAGGCGCTAGAAGAGCAGCCGACCTTGGTGCCATCGTCGCTGCCGCCTCTCAAGGTTCCTAACAGTGACGCCAAGCGGCCACCCAAAATGGTCCCCGCCTCTGTAAAGGCCAAGTCGATGACGCCGCTACAAAATCAGCCACCTGTGATGTTTGTTGATAAAACTCTGTGCAGTTGTAGCGTGGAGGCACTGACGTTTGGTTTCAGCGTCAACGCGTCGCTGATAGACTGCGCCCCTGTTCTCCCCTCGCCCCCTCCGCGAGCTACCGCCACCCCCGCGTGCGTAGAAGCTGCTGCCAGGGTTGTCTCTTCTCACCTGAGTGACAGATTGTTGGATGAGCAGAGTGTCAAGAGCGAAGACTCGCAATTTCACTCTGATTCCAATCCTCTCCCTGATGAGGACGAGTTTCGAACCGTTATCAACCGCAAGAGACGGATTAAACAGAAGGTGGTGAACGAGAAGCATCACAACTCCCACGCCAGAGCTCGCTAA
- the LOC135946330 gene encoding uncharacterized protein LOC135946330 isoform X3 — protein MPCSVNEMPHNFHAEEGYGKSSQRASLEELNLMGLHSRRESKEHRRMASSPPGTEMTTFEPREEKAHTQALEMEMQMVSNAAKLKDNLPEPSSSYKTFASFSVSEPEEVDKAILLRDFKQQSQLLMQSPDTFELGLQQETASVTSVLCEKPPISTQSPAILKTQSKPATKLPPNYKMDENENMPGSNSDSSNARKVKKSKKKQYNVVPSEKIEGYVGNKLLAYILEYIGEKTTNKSSKIVLANDLKNKEPRVGDINVSRRNQRYSEDGKREQQKQSAKVGRKGAGEGGQNKIKRANSLEEVSKSKLEDITIPPYCTSLRGEDRTSKEDEEEYYRSLVKHYDNASVKSEDTQGNLIYSDSNTLSNEDSLGFQIVINRKQRQRKQNVEKHHLPHHLHARGRCKLKLTSEPLSGSQHLPLSMSRLLIGSREALEEQPTLVPSSLPPLKVPNSDAKRPPKMVPASVKAKSMTPLQNQPPVMFVDKTLCSCSVEALTFGFSVNASLIDCAPVLPSPPPRATATPACVEAAARVVSSHLSDRLLDEQSVKSEDSQFHSDSNPLPDEDEFRTVINRKRRIKQKVVNEKHHNSHARAR, from the exons ATGCCATGCAGCGTGAACGAGATGCCCCACAACTTCCACGCTGAGGAGGGCTACGGCAAGAGCTCTCAAAGGGCCAGCCTGGAAGAGCTGAACCTCATGGGCCTGCACTCTCGGCGCGAGTCCAAGGAGCACCGACGTATGGCATCCTCTCCTCCGGGCACAGAGATGACCACCTTTGAGCCTAGAGAGGAAAAGGCGCACACGCAGGCTCTGGAGATGGAAATGCAGATGGTGTCCAACGCGGCCAAGCTCAAGGACAACTTGCCAGAGCCCTCCTCTTCCTACAAGACTTTCGCCTCCTTCTCGGTCTCGGAACCTGAGGAAGTCGACAAAGCAATACTTCTTCGG GATTTTAAACAGCAATCTCAATTATTGATGCAGAGTCCTGATACTTTTGAACTTGGTCTGCAGCAGGAAACAGCCTCTGTAACTTCTGTCTTATGTGAAAAGCCACCCATAAGCACACAATCGCCAGCCATCTTGAAAACACAG TCAAAACCAGCTACTAAGCTTCCtccaaattacaaaatggaTGAGAATGAGAACATGCCTGGAAGCAATTCGGATTCTAGCAACGCTCGAAAGGTGAAGAAATCGAAGAag AAGCAGTATAATGTAGTCCCTAGCGAGAAAATAGAGGGATATGTTGGCAACAAACTCCTGGCGTACATCCTTGAATACATCGGGGAGAAGACCACCaacaaaagcagcaaaattgtGCTTGCCAA TGATCTGAAGAACAAAGAACCGCGGGTTGGTGATATAAACGTAAGCAGACGCAACCAGCGCTACTCGGAAGATGGCAAAAGGGAGCAGCAGAAACAGAGTGCCAAAGTGGGAAGAAAGGGTGCTGGCGAAGGAGGccagaataaaataaagagagcGAATAGTCTTGAAGAAGTGTCTAAGTCAAAGCTCGAAGACATCACTATCCCGCCATATTGCACGTCCTTAAGAGGAGAGGACAGAACTTCAAAG GAGGACGAGGAGGAGTACTACAGGTCGTTGGTTAAGCATTATGATAACGCAAGTGTCAAGAGCGAAGACACTCAAGGCAACCTGATTTACTCTGATTCCAATACTCTCTCCAATGAGGACAGTTTGGGGTTTCAAATCGTTATCAACCGCAAGCAGAGACAGAGGAAACAGAATGTGGAGAAGCACCACTTGCCACACCACCTTCACGCCAGAGGGCGGTGCAAGCTCAAGTTGACGAGTGAGCCGTTGTCGG GCAGCCAACACCTGCCGCTGTCCATGTCAAGGTTGCTTATCGGCAGCCGCGAGGCGCTAGAAGAGCAGCCGACCTTGGTGCCATCGTCGCTGCCGCCTCTCAAGGTTCCTAACAGTGACGCCAAGCGGCCACCCAAAATGGTCCCCGCCTCTGTAAAGGCCAAGTCGATGACGCCGCTACAAAATCAGCCACCTGTGATGTTTGTTGATAAAACTCTGTGCAGTTGTAGCGTGGAGGCACTGACGTTTGGTTTCAGCGTCAACGCGTCGCTGATAGACTGCGCCCCTGTTCTCCCCTCGCCCCCTCCGCGAGCTACCGCCACCCCCGCGTGCGTAGAAGCTGCTGCCAGGGTTGTCTCTTCTCACCTGAGTGACAGATTGTTGGATGAGCAGAGTGTCAAGAGCGAAGACTCGCAATTTCACTCTGATTCCAATCCTCTCCCTGATGAGGACGAGTTTCGAACCGTTATCAACCGCAAGAGACGGATTAAACAGAAGGTGGTGAACGAGAAGCATCACAACTCCCACGCCAGAGCTCGCTAA
- the LOC135946331 gene encoding uncharacterized protein LOC135946331 isoform X2 has protein sequence MSKSVNTRNRGGALLQSSVNKMGDPPARRHGSCASICSSVMLESVSTQQREGGSLPCSVNEMHHNFHAEEGYGRSSQRASLEKLNLMGLHSRRESKEHRRMASSPPGTEKTTFEPREEKTHTQALEMKMQIMSNSAKLKENLQEPSYKTFASFSVSEPEEVDKAILLRQETASVTSVLCDKPPISKQSPAILKTQSKPANKLPPNYKMDENENMSGSNSDSSNAQKVKKSKKKQYNVVPSEKIEGYVGNKHLAYLLEYIGEKTTNKSSKIVLTNDLKHKEPRVGDANMSHRNQRRQCPKDGKKKVAD, from the exons ATGTCGAAGAGCGTGAACACACGGAACAGAGGAGGCGCTTTGTTACAAAGCAGCGTGAACAAGATGGGTGACCCACCAGCCCGGAGACATGGCAGTTGTGCCTCCATTTGCTcttca gtGATGCTGGAGAGCGTGAGCACACAGCAGAGAGAAGGCGGCTCGTTGCCATGCAGCGTGAACGAGATGCACCACAACTTCCACGCTGAGGAGGGCTACGGCAGGAGCTCTCAAAGGGCCAGCCTGGAAAAGCTGAACCTCATGGGCCTGCACTCTCGGCGCGAATCCAAGGAGCACCGACGTATGGCGTCCTCCCCTCCAGGCACAGAGAAGACCACCTTTGAGCCCAGAGAGGAGAAGACGCACACGCAGGCTCTGGAGATGAAAATGCAGATAATGTCTAACTCAGCCAAGCTCAAGGAAAACTTGCAAGAGCCCTCCTACAAGACTTTCGCCTCCTTCTCAGTCTCAGAACCTGAGGAAGTCGACAAAGCAATACTTCTTCGG CAGGAAACAGCCTCTGTAACTTCTGTCTTATGTGACAAGCCACCCATAAGCAAACAATCGCCAGCCATCTTGAAAACACAG TCAAAACCAGCTAATAAGCTTCCAccaaattacaaaatggaTGAGAATGAGAACATGTCTGGAAGCAATTCGGATTCTAGCAACGCTCAAAAAGTGAAGAAATCGAAGAAG AAGCAGTATAACGTAGTCCCTAGCGAGAAAATAGAGGGATATGTTGGCAACAAACACCTGGCATACCTCCTTGAATACATCGGGGAAAAGACCACCaacaaaagcagcaaaattgtGCTTACCAA TGATCTAAAGCACAAAGAACCGCGGGTTGGTGACGCCAACATGAGTCATCGCAACCAACGTCGACAATGTCCAAAGGATGGTAAAAAGAAGGTGGCAgactaa